One Glycine max cultivar Williams 82 chromosome 3, Glycine_max_v4.0, whole genome shotgun sequence DNA window includes the following coding sequences:
- the LOC100819084 gene encoding eukaryotic translation initiation factor 4G isoform X2 has translation MSFNQSKSEKNDAVYRKTGRSASFNQQRGGSYGRGGGGGGAAPSSSSLSFSRSFNKKSNNAQGGQSRVNPPGHSTESNSASTAQTINGSHVQPQLHDGPATKSSESPAAHRSAGILPKAPTSLQAPLISDPLPPSSPAKGDASKAFPFQFGSITPGFVNGMAIPARTSSAPPNLDEQKRDQALHDSYKSVPSVPIPPVPKQQQPPRKDAGVTEQSNAGDSWENHLGFKAKKDPHVSALTPASQMPKSSVPVTGISMSTPYHQSQAPLQFGGANPQIQSQGMSAASHQMPIPMPLPIGNATQVQQPVFVPGLQPHPMHPQGIRHQGQNMSFAPQMGHQLPHQLGSMGIGIGPPYPQQQGGKFAAPRKTTVKITHPETHEELRLDKRTDAYSDGGSSGARSHPNIPSKSPGKSFPASHPANYYSSSSYNTNSLYYPPSSLPLTSNPMSPNSQPPIFNFTVNHGPQGVNFMNSSSRGSPSINKASTPTEDASLTIKPSGTSAIVDSSLSNSSISDVQNTESPSSTASCDASSSVLQKGSETCLEIFLQQHKLSSDSVPVVSNNEGRRESLSRSNSLKDKKPGKKDQLSQHQVSVQSPTADNMPSHAVDHGISDTGVSKPVGTKTNHSAEITTEDLPTSNTIPSSTSTAEVKTNGSAEVSTFVSGAQTVDRVHNSNPDKIDELAEGKQLKHYDESDEPSSPEGYKSNMYFNGTEIKLTEKDAAIVSTVLTGILDESASYNAKCVIGDNLGTCTTTTLHYSRDVSFRTNDSVVTNRFVSGKFGISDLQSADLPETTSMHVKDASENTGGESGTKDRPTIEPNKVKTTSKGKKKRREILQKADAAGSTSDLYNAYKGPEEMKEAVLSSESTESTTTLKQLPKDAAQSDALASEKCGHSKAELDDWEDAADMSTPKLEVHDKSQQAGDGSGSTAKKYSRDFLLKFAEQCMDLPEGFEVTTDIESLMSANIGSSHVFERDSHPSPGRIVDRPGGMSRMDRRGDVVMEDDRWSRVSGAFRSGRGLDGIGGNVGFRSGQGGNFGVLRNPRAQTPPQYVGGILSGPMQSVGNHGGRNNPDGERWQRSASFQQRGLIPSPTQTPLQMMHKAENKYEVGKATDVEEVKQRQLKAILNKLTPQNFDRLFEQVKAVNIDNAVTLTGVISQIFEKALMEPTFCEMYANFCFHLASELPDFSEDNEKITFKRLLLNKCQEEFERGEREEEEANKADEGEVKQSAEEREERRVKARRRMLGNIRLIGELYKKKMLTERIMHECIKKLLGQYQDPDEEDIEALCKLMSTIGEMIDHPKAKVHMDAYFERMKLLSNNMNLSSRVRFMLKDSIDLRKNKWQQRRKVEGPKKIEEVHRDAAQERQAQAGRPGRGLGNNQSARRNPMDFGPRGSMLSSPNSQMGGLRGLPTQVRGYGASQDARFEERQSYEARTLSVPLPQRPLGDDSINLVPQGGLGRGMSTRGSTAISNLPISDVLPVHGNSHRMNIGLNGHSNLSECTPYSSREDLVSRYGNVRSSGPSAYDQSSAPERNVNHDNRDWRSADRNLEPPAHLQGSMVSQNASSEKIWPEERLRDMSLSAIREYYSARDENELALCVKDLNSPSFHPSLVSLWVTDSFERKDAERDLLAKLLVNLVKSQHGTLNQVQLIKGFESALSTLEDAVNDAPRAAEFLGRIFAKAITENVVSLKEIGQLIHDGGEEPGSLLEVGLAADVLGSTLEVIQSEKGDAVLNEMRSDSNLRLETFRQPNAKTSRKLEKFI, from the exons ATGTCCTTCAATCAATCAAAGTCGGAGAAGAACGACGCGGTTTATCGAAAAACCGGGCGATCCGCCAGCTTCAATCAGCAGAGAGGAGGCTCCTATGGCAGGggtggcggcggcggcgggGCCGCGCCGTCGAGCAGTTCACTCTCCTTTAGCCGGAG TTTTAACAAGAAGTCTAATAATGCACAAGGTGGGCAATCTAGGGTAAACCCCCCAGGGCATTCAACAGAGTCCAATAGTGCATCTACTGCCCAAACCATTAATGGTTCCCATGTACAGCCACAATTACATG ATGGGCCAGCTACAAAGTCATCTGAATCACCAGCTGCTCATAGGAGTGCTGGAATTCTTCCAAAAGCTCCAACTTCTCTACAGGCCCCCTTGATTTCTGATCCACTCCCTCCCTCAAGCCCTGCTAAGG GAGATGCGTCTAAGGCATTCCCTTTTCAATTTGGATCCATTACTCCTGGCTTTGTTAATGGGATGGCT ATTCCTGCTCGTACAAGTTCAGCTCCTCCTAATTTAGATGAGCAGAAGCGTGATCAG GCTCTTCACGACTCTTACAAATCTGTGCCTTCAGTGCCAATTCCTCCTGTTCCAAAGCAGCAGCAACCACCTAGGAAAGATGCTGGCGTCACTGAGCAATCTAATGCAGGGGACAGTTGGGAGAATCATCTAGGGTTTAAGGCAAAAAAGGATCCTCATGTGTCAGCTTTGACCCCGGCAAGCCAGATGCCTAAGTCCTCTGTTCCTGTAACTGGGATTTCAATGTCAACTCCATATCACCAGTCACAGGCTCCTTTACAGTTTGGCGGTGCTAATCCACAGATTCAATCTCAGGGTATGTCAGCGGCATCCCACCAGATGCCTATACCGATGCCTTTACCAATTGGCAATGCTACACAGGTGCAACAGCCAGTTTTTGTTCCAGGTCTTCAACCTCATCCAATGCATCCTCAGGGGATCAGGCATCAAGGCCAAAACATGAGTTTTGCTCCTCAAATGGGTCATCAGTTGCCCCATCAATTAGGTAGCATGGGCATTGGTATCGGCCCTCCATATCCCCAGCAGCAAGGAGGAAAATTTGCTGCTCCTCGAAAAACTACTGTAAAGATAACTCATCCTGAGACACACGAAGAGCTGAGGCTTGATAAAAGGACAGATGCATATTCAGATGGTGGGTCATCTGGTGCTAGGTCACATCCTAACATACCTTCTAAGTCACCTGGTAAATCTTTTCCGGCTTCTCATCCTGCGAACTACTATTCTTCCAGCTCATACAATACCAATTCTCTCTATTATCCACCTAGTTCTCTTCCATTAACAAGTAACCCGATGTCTCCTAATTCTCAGCCaccaatatttaattttactgtGAATCATGGTCCGCAAGGCGTGAATTTCATGAATTCATCATCACGTGGTTCCCCATCTATTAATAAAGCTAGCACTCCAACAGAGGATGCATCTCTGACCATTAAGCCAAGTGGTACGTCTGCTATTGTGGACTCATCATTGTCCAATTCCAGTATTTCTGATGTTCAAAATACAGAATCCCCTAGTTCAACAGCATCTTGTGATGCTAGCTCCTCTGTGCTGCAAAAAGGGTCTGAAACTTGTTTGGAAATCTTTTTACAACAGCACAAGTTGTCTAGTGATTCTGTCCCAGTTGTGTCTAATAATGAAGGCAGGAGGGAATCTCTTAGTAGGTCCAACTCTTTGAAGGATAAGAAACCAGGGAAGAAAGATCAATTATCACAGCATCAG GTTTCTGTACAATCTCCCACAGCGGATAATATGCCTTCTCATGCTGTTGACCATGGTATATCTGATACTGGAGTTTCCAAACCTGTAGGAACTAAAACAAACCATTCTGCGGAAATTACCACTGAAGACCTTCCAACATCTAATACAATACCTAGTAGCACTTCTACTGCTGAAGTGAAAACCAATGGGTCTGCAGAAGTTTCTACTTTTGTATCTGGTGCACAAACTGTTGACAGAGTGCACAATAGTAATCCTGATAAGATAGATGAATTAGCTGAAGGTAAACAACTAAAGCATTATGATGAAAGTGATGAGCCATCATCTCCTGAAGGATACAAATCAAATATGTACTTTAATGGAACAGAAATTAAACTAACTGAAAAAGATGCTGCAATTGTAAGCACTGTCTTAACAGGAATACTGGATGAATCTGCAAGTTATAATGCAAAATGTGTAATAGGTGATAATTTAGGGACATGTACTACTACCACATTGCATTATTCTAGGGATGTCTCTTTTAGAACAAATGATAGTGTAGTTACTAATAGATTTGTTTCAGGAAAATTTGGCATATCAGATCTGCAGTCTGCTGATCTTCCAGAGACAACATCAATGCATGTCAAGGATGCCTCAGAGAATACTGGCGGTGAGTCAGGTACCAAGGATAGACCAACTATAGAACCAAATAAGGTGAAAACTACATctaaagggaagaagaaaagaagagagataCTTCAGAAAGCAGATGCTGCTGGGTCAACATCTGATCTTTATAATGCATACAAGGGACCTGAGGAAATGAAAGAAGCTGTCTTAAGTTCTGAGAGCACAGAAAGTACCACCACTTTGAAGCAGTTGCCAAAAGATGCTGCTCAGTCAGATGCTTTAGCAAGTGAAAAGTGTGGTCACAGTAAAGCTGAACTCGATGACTGGGAGGATGCTGCTGACATGTCTACCCCCAAACTGGAGGTTCATGATAAATCTCAACAAGCTGGTGATGGAAGTGGAAGTACAGCCAAAAAGTATTCACGTGATTTCCTTCTGAAATTTGCAGAGCAGTGCATGGATCTTCCTGAAGGTTTTGAAGTCACCACAGACATTGAATCTTTGATGAGTGCCAATATTGGTAGTTCTCATGTTTTCGAGCGTGATTCACATCCTAGTCCTGGAAGAATTGTAGATAGACCAGGTGGGATGTCTCGGATGGATCGCCGTGGGGATGTGGTAATGGAGGATGACAGATGGAGTAGAGTTTCTGGTGCTTTTCGTTCTGGACGTGGTTTGGATGGCATTGGAGGTAATGTGGGATTCCGATCTGGCCAAGGAGGCAATTTTGGTGTCTTAAGGAACCCTCGTGCACAGACACCACCACAATATGTTGGAGGGATCCTTTCTGGGCCAATGCAATCAGTGGGAAATCATGGTGGAAGAAATAATCCTGATGGGGAGAGGTGGCAGCGTTCTGCTAGCTTCCAGCAGAGGGGTTTAATTCCTTCTCCTACCCAAACTCCTTTACAGATGATGCACAAAGCTGAGAATAAGTATGAGGTGGGTAAAGCAACAGATGTGGAAGAGGTAAAGCAGAGGCAGTTGAAGGCTATCTTGAACAAACTAACTCCGCAGAATTTTGATAGACTTTTTGAACAGGTGAAAGCAGTTAATATTGACAATGCAGTCACCCTCACTGGTGTCATCTCACAAATCTTTGAGAAGGCTCTGATGGAACCTACCTTTTGTGAAATGTATGCCAACTTTTGTTTTCATCTGGCTTCTGAGTTGCCTGATTTTAGTGAGGACAATGAAAAGATAACCTTTAAAAGGTTATTATTAAACAAGTGCCAGGAGGAATTTGAGAGGggtgaaagagaagaagaagaagcaaataaGGCTGATGAGGGTGAGGTTAAGCAGTCTGCTgaggaaagagaagaaagaagagttaAGGCTAGAAGACGCATGTTGGGAAACATCAGATTGATTGGAGAActatacaagaagaaaatgttgACAGAGAGAATAATGCATGAGTGTATCAAGAAGTTACTGGGTCAGTATCAGGATCCAGATGAAGAAGACATTGAAGCTTTGTGCAAGCTGATGAGTACTATTGGGGAGATGATTGACCATCCAAAAGCCAAGGTACATATGGATGCATATTTTGAAAGGATGAAATTATTGTCAAACAACATGAATTTATCTTCTAGGGTGAGGTTCATGTTGAAAGATTCCATTGATTTGAGAAAGAATAAATGGCAACAAAGGAGGAAAGTAGAAGGTCCAAAGAAGATTGAGGAGGTGCACAGGGATGCCGCTCAGGAGAGGCAGGCCCAAGCTGGTAGGCCAGGTCGCGGTCTTGGTAACAATCAATCAGCTAGACGGAATCCCATGGATTTTGGTCCAAGAGGATCTATGCTGTCTTCTCCCAATTCTCAAATGGGTGGATTGCGTGGTCTTCCTACTCAAGTTCGTGGGTATGGTGCTTCTCAGGATGCTCGATTTGAGGAACGACAATCTTATGAGGCTAGGACCTTGTCGGTTCCTTTGCCTCAAAGACCCTTAGGAGATGATTCTATAAACTTGGTACCCCAAGGTGGTCTCGGTAGGGGAATGTCTACGAGAGGATCAACAGCAATTTCCAATTTGCCAATATCTGATGTGCTTCCTGTCCATGGAAACTCTCATAGAATGAATATAGGTCTTAATGGTCACAGCAATTTATCGGAGTGCACACCATATAGCTCAAGGGAGGATCTTGTTTCAAGATATGGTAATGTTAGGTCTTCAGGGCCATCTGCTTATGATCAATCAAGTGCTCCAGAGCGTAATGTAAACCATGATAACAGAGACTGGAGGAGTGCAGATCGGAATCTTGAACCTCCTGCTCATTTGCAAGGGTCAATGGTCTCTCAGAATGCTTCTTCAGAGAAGATTTGGCCAGAAGAACGACTGAGGGACATGTCCTTGTCAGCAATAAGAGAATACTACAG TGCTAGAGATGAGAACGAACTTGCTTTATGTGTCAAAGATTTGAACTCTCCGAGCTTCCATCCTTCCTTGGTTTCTCTCTGGGTCACGGATTCATTTGAGAGAAAGGATGCGGAAAGAGATCTTTTGGCCAAACTACTTGTCAACCTTGTGAAATCTCAGCATGGAACCTTGAATCAAGTTCAGCTCATTAAAGG GTTTGAATCTGCTCTCAGTACATTGGAGGATGCTGTTAATGATGCTCCCAGAGCAGCAGAGTTTCTTGGCCGAATTTTTGCAAAAGCCATAACAGAGAATGTAGTTTCTTTGAAGGAGATTGGGCAGTTAATACATGATGGTGGAGAGGAGCCAGGTAGTCTCTTAGAAGTTGGACTTGCAGCTGATGTTCTTGGAAGCACTTTGGAGGTAATTCAAAGCGAGAAGGGGGACGCGGTTCTAAACGAGATGCGTTCAGACTCTAACTTGAGGTTGGAAACTTTCCGGCAACCTAATGCTAAAACATCAAGGAAGTtggaaaaatttatttag
- the LOC100819084 gene encoding eukaryotic translation initiation factor 4G isoform X1, which translates to MSFNQSKSEKNDAVYRKTGRSASFNQQRGGSYGRGGGGGGAAPSSSSLSFSRSFNKKSNNAQGGQSRVNPPGHSTESNSASTAQTINGSHVQPQLHGASDGPATKSSESPAAHRSAGILPKAPTSLQAPLISDPLPPSSPAKGDASKAFPFQFGSITPGFVNGMAIPARTSSAPPNLDEQKRDQALHDSYKSVPSVPIPPVPKQQQPPRKDAGVTEQSNAGDSWENHLGFKAKKDPHVSALTPASQMPKSSVPVTGISMSTPYHQSQAPLQFGGANPQIQSQGMSAASHQMPIPMPLPIGNATQVQQPVFVPGLQPHPMHPQGIRHQGQNMSFAPQMGHQLPHQLGSMGIGIGPPYPQQQGGKFAAPRKTTVKITHPETHEELRLDKRTDAYSDGGSSGARSHPNIPSKSPGKSFPASHPANYYSSSSYNTNSLYYPPSSLPLTSNPMSPNSQPPIFNFTVNHGPQGVNFMNSSSRGSPSINKASTPTEDASLTIKPSGTSAIVDSSLSNSSISDVQNTESPSSTASCDASSSVLQKGSETCLEIFLQQHKLSSDSVPVVSNNEGRRESLSRSNSLKDKKPGKKDQLSQHQVSVQSPTADNMPSHAVDHGISDTGVSKPVGTKTNHSAEITTEDLPTSNTIPSSTSTAEVKTNGSAEVSTFVSGAQTVDRVHNSNPDKIDELAEGKQLKHYDESDEPSSPEGYKSNMYFNGTEIKLTEKDAAIVSTVLTGILDESASYNAKCVIGDNLGTCTTTTLHYSRDVSFRTNDSVVTNRFVSGKFGISDLQSADLPETTSMHVKDASENTGGESGTKDRPTIEPNKVKTTSKGKKKRREILQKADAAGSTSDLYNAYKGPEEMKEAVLSSESTESTTTLKQLPKDAAQSDALASEKCGHSKAELDDWEDAADMSTPKLEVHDKSQQAGDGSGSTAKKYSRDFLLKFAEQCMDLPEGFEVTTDIESLMSANIGSSHVFERDSHPSPGRIVDRPGGMSRMDRRGDVVMEDDRWSRVSGAFRSGRGLDGIGGNVGFRSGQGGNFGVLRNPRAQTPPQYVGGILSGPMQSVGNHGGRNNPDGERWQRSASFQQRGLIPSPTQTPLQMMHKAENKYEVGKATDVEEVKQRQLKAILNKLTPQNFDRLFEQVKAVNIDNAVTLTGVISQIFEKALMEPTFCEMYANFCFHLASELPDFSEDNEKITFKRLLLNKCQEEFERGEREEEEANKADEGEVKQSAEEREERRVKARRRMLGNIRLIGELYKKKMLTERIMHECIKKLLGQYQDPDEEDIEALCKLMSTIGEMIDHPKAKVHMDAYFERMKLLSNNMNLSSRVRFMLKDSIDLRKNKWQQRRKVEGPKKIEEVHRDAAQERQAQAGRPGRGLGNNQSARRNPMDFGPRGSMLSSPNSQMGGLRGLPTQVRGYGASQDARFEERQSYEARTLSVPLPQRPLGDDSINLVPQGGLGRGMSTRGSTAISNLPISDVLPVHGNSHRMNIGLNGHSNLSECTPYSSREDLVSRYGNVRSSGPSAYDQSSAPERNVNHDNRDWRSADRNLEPPAHLQGSMVSQNASSEKIWPEERLRDMSLSAIREYYSARDENELALCVKDLNSPSFHPSLVSLWVTDSFERKDAERDLLAKLLVNLVKSQHGTLNQVQLIKGFESALSTLEDAVNDAPRAAEFLGRIFAKAITENVVSLKEIGQLIHDGGEEPGSLLEVGLAADVLGSTLEVIQSEKGDAVLNEMRSDSNLRLETFRQPNAKTSRKLEKFI; encoded by the exons ATGTCCTTCAATCAATCAAAGTCGGAGAAGAACGACGCGGTTTATCGAAAAACCGGGCGATCCGCCAGCTTCAATCAGCAGAGAGGAGGCTCCTATGGCAGGggtggcggcggcggcgggGCCGCGCCGTCGAGCAGTTCACTCTCCTTTAGCCGGAG TTTTAACAAGAAGTCTAATAATGCACAAGGTGGGCAATCTAGGGTAAACCCCCCAGGGCATTCAACAGAGTCCAATAGTGCATCTACTGCCCAAACCATTAATGGTTCCCATGTACAGCCACAATTACATG GAGCATCAGATGGGCCAGCTACAAAGTCATCTGAATCACCAGCTGCTCATAGGAGTGCTGGAATTCTTCCAAAAGCTCCAACTTCTCTACAGGCCCCCTTGATTTCTGATCCACTCCCTCCCTCAAGCCCTGCTAAGG GAGATGCGTCTAAGGCATTCCCTTTTCAATTTGGATCCATTACTCCTGGCTTTGTTAATGGGATGGCT ATTCCTGCTCGTACAAGTTCAGCTCCTCCTAATTTAGATGAGCAGAAGCGTGATCAG GCTCTTCACGACTCTTACAAATCTGTGCCTTCAGTGCCAATTCCTCCTGTTCCAAAGCAGCAGCAACCACCTAGGAAAGATGCTGGCGTCACTGAGCAATCTAATGCAGGGGACAGTTGGGAGAATCATCTAGGGTTTAAGGCAAAAAAGGATCCTCATGTGTCAGCTTTGACCCCGGCAAGCCAGATGCCTAAGTCCTCTGTTCCTGTAACTGGGATTTCAATGTCAACTCCATATCACCAGTCACAGGCTCCTTTACAGTTTGGCGGTGCTAATCCACAGATTCAATCTCAGGGTATGTCAGCGGCATCCCACCAGATGCCTATACCGATGCCTTTACCAATTGGCAATGCTACACAGGTGCAACAGCCAGTTTTTGTTCCAGGTCTTCAACCTCATCCAATGCATCCTCAGGGGATCAGGCATCAAGGCCAAAACATGAGTTTTGCTCCTCAAATGGGTCATCAGTTGCCCCATCAATTAGGTAGCATGGGCATTGGTATCGGCCCTCCATATCCCCAGCAGCAAGGAGGAAAATTTGCTGCTCCTCGAAAAACTACTGTAAAGATAACTCATCCTGAGACACACGAAGAGCTGAGGCTTGATAAAAGGACAGATGCATATTCAGATGGTGGGTCATCTGGTGCTAGGTCACATCCTAACATACCTTCTAAGTCACCTGGTAAATCTTTTCCGGCTTCTCATCCTGCGAACTACTATTCTTCCAGCTCATACAATACCAATTCTCTCTATTATCCACCTAGTTCTCTTCCATTAACAAGTAACCCGATGTCTCCTAATTCTCAGCCaccaatatttaattttactgtGAATCATGGTCCGCAAGGCGTGAATTTCATGAATTCATCATCACGTGGTTCCCCATCTATTAATAAAGCTAGCACTCCAACAGAGGATGCATCTCTGACCATTAAGCCAAGTGGTACGTCTGCTATTGTGGACTCATCATTGTCCAATTCCAGTATTTCTGATGTTCAAAATACAGAATCCCCTAGTTCAACAGCATCTTGTGATGCTAGCTCCTCTGTGCTGCAAAAAGGGTCTGAAACTTGTTTGGAAATCTTTTTACAACAGCACAAGTTGTCTAGTGATTCTGTCCCAGTTGTGTCTAATAATGAAGGCAGGAGGGAATCTCTTAGTAGGTCCAACTCTTTGAAGGATAAGAAACCAGGGAAGAAAGATCAATTATCACAGCATCAG GTTTCTGTACAATCTCCCACAGCGGATAATATGCCTTCTCATGCTGTTGACCATGGTATATCTGATACTGGAGTTTCCAAACCTGTAGGAACTAAAACAAACCATTCTGCGGAAATTACCACTGAAGACCTTCCAACATCTAATACAATACCTAGTAGCACTTCTACTGCTGAAGTGAAAACCAATGGGTCTGCAGAAGTTTCTACTTTTGTATCTGGTGCACAAACTGTTGACAGAGTGCACAATAGTAATCCTGATAAGATAGATGAATTAGCTGAAGGTAAACAACTAAAGCATTATGATGAAAGTGATGAGCCATCATCTCCTGAAGGATACAAATCAAATATGTACTTTAATGGAACAGAAATTAAACTAACTGAAAAAGATGCTGCAATTGTAAGCACTGTCTTAACAGGAATACTGGATGAATCTGCAAGTTATAATGCAAAATGTGTAATAGGTGATAATTTAGGGACATGTACTACTACCACATTGCATTATTCTAGGGATGTCTCTTTTAGAACAAATGATAGTGTAGTTACTAATAGATTTGTTTCAGGAAAATTTGGCATATCAGATCTGCAGTCTGCTGATCTTCCAGAGACAACATCAATGCATGTCAAGGATGCCTCAGAGAATACTGGCGGTGAGTCAGGTACCAAGGATAGACCAACTATAGAACCAAATAAGGTGAAAACTACATctaaagggaagaagaaaagaagagagataCTTCAGAAAGCAGATGCTGCTGGGTCAACATCTGATCTTTATAATGCATACAAGGGACCTGAGGAAATGAAAGAAGCTGTCTTAAGTTCTGAGAGCACAGAAAGTACCACCACTTTGAAGCAGTTGCCAAAAGATGCTGCTCAGTCAGATGCTTTAGCAAGTGAAAAGTGTGGTCACAGTAAAGCTGAACTCGATGACTGGGAGGATGCTGCTGACATGTCTACCCCCAAACTGGAGGTTCATGATAAATCTCAACAAGCTGGTGATGGAAGTGGAAGTACAGCCAAAAAGTATTCACGTGATTTCCTTCTGAAATTTGCAGAGCAGTGCATGGATCTTCCTGAAGGTTTTGAAGTCACCACAGACATTGAATCTTTGATGAGTGCCAATATTGGTAGTTCTCATGTTTTCGAGCGTGATTCACATCCTAGTCCTGGAAGAATTGTAGATAGACCAGGTGGGATGTCTCGGATGGATCGCCGTGGGGATGTGGTAATGGAGGATGACAGATGGAGTAGAGTTTCTGGTGCTTTTCGTTCTGGACGTGGTTTGGATGGCATTGGAGGTAATGTGGGATTCCGATCTGGCCAAGGAGGCAATTTTGGTGTCTTAAGGAACCCTCGTGCACAGACACCACCACAATATGTTGGAGGGATCCTTTCTGGGCCAATGCAATCAGTGGGAAATCATGGTGGAAGAAATAATCCTGATGGGGAGAGGTGGCAGCGTTCTGCTAGCTTCCAGCAGAGGGGTTTAATTCCTTCTCCTACCCAAACTCCTTTACAGATGATGCACAAAGCTGAGAATAAGTATGAGGTGGGTAAAGCAACAGATGTGGAAGAGGTAAAGCAGAGGCAGTTGAAGGCTATCTTGAACAAACTAACTCCGCAGAATTTTGATAGACTTTTTGAACAGGTGAAAGCAGTTAATATTGACAATGCAGTCACCCTCACTGGTGTCATCTCACAAATCTTTGAGAAGGCTCTGATGGAACCTACCTTTTGTGAAATGTATGCCAACTTTTGTTTTCATCTGGCTTCTGAGTTGCCTGATTTTAGTGAGGACAATGAAAAGATAACCTTTAAAAGGTTATTATTAAACAAGTGCCAGGAGGAATTTGAGAGGggtgaaagagaagaagaagaagcaaataaGGCTGATGAGGGTGAGGTTAAGCAGTCTGCTgaggaaagagaagaaagaagagttaAGGCTAGAAGACGCATGTTGGGAAACATCAGATTGATTGGAGAActatacaagaagaaaatgttgACAGAGAGAATAATGCATGAGTGTATCAAGAAGTTACTGGGTCAGTATCAGGATCCAGATGAAGAAGACATTGAAGCTTTGTGCAAGCTGATGAGTACTATTGGGGAGATGATTGACCATCCAAAAGCCAAGGTACATATGGATGCATATTTTGAAAGGATGAAATTATTGTCAAACAACATGAATTTATCTTCTAGGGTGAGGTTCATGTTGAAAGATTCCATTGATTTGAGAAAGAATAAATGGCAACAAAGGAGGAAAGTAGAAGGTCCAAAGAAGATTGAGGAGGTGCACAGGGATGCCGCTCAGGAGAGGCAGGCCCAAGCTGGTAGGCCAGGTCGCGGTCTTGGTAACAATCAATCAGCTAGACGGAATCCCATGGATTTTGGTCCAAGAGGATCTATGCTGTCTTCTCCCAATTCTCAAATGGGTGGATTGCGTGGTCTTCCTACTCAAGTTCGTGGGTATGGTGCTTCTCAGGATGCTCGATTTGAGGAACGACAATCTTATGAGGCTAGGACCTTGTCGGTTCCTTTGCCTCAAAGACCCTTAGGAGATGATTCTATAAACTTGGTACCCCAAGGTGGTCTCGGTAGGGGAATGTCTACGAGAGGATCAACAGCAATTTCCAATTTGCCAATATCTGATGTGCTTCCTGTCCATGGAAACTCTCATAGAATGAATATAGGTCTTAATGGTCACAGCAATTTATCGGAGTGCACACCATATAGCTCAAGGGAGGATCTTGTTTCAAGATATGGTAATGTTAGGTCTTCAGGGCCATCTGCTTATGATCAATCAAGTGCTCCAGAGCGTAATGTAAACCATGATAACAGAGACTGGAGGAGTGCAGATCGGAATCTTGAACCTCCTGCTCATTTGCAAGGGTCAATGGTCTCTCAGAATGCTTCTTCAGAGAAGATTTGGCCAGAAGAACGACTGAGGGACATGTCCTTGTCAGCAATAAGAGAATACTACAG TGCTAGAGATGAGAACGAACTTGCTTTATGTGTCAAAGATTTGAACTCTCCGAGCTTCCATCCTTCCTTGGTTTCTCTCTGGGTCACGGATTCATTTGAGAGAAAGGATGCGGAAAGAGATCTTTTGGCCAAACTACTTGTCAACCTTGTGAAATCTCAGCATGGAACCTTGAATCAAGTTCAGCTCATTAAAGG GTTTGAATCTGCTCTCAGTACATTGGAGGATGCTGTTAATGATGCTCCCAGAGCAGCAGAGTTTCTTGGCCGAATTTTTGCAAAAGCCATAACAGAGAATGTAGTTTCTTTGAAGGAGATTGGGCAGTTAATACATGATGGTGGAGAGGAGCCAGGTAGTCTCTTAGAAGTTGGACTTGCAGCTGATGTTCTTGGAAGCACTTTGGAGGTAATTCAAAGCGAGAAGGGGGACGCGGTTCTAAACGAGATGCGTTCAGACTCTAACTTGAGGTTGGAAACTTTCCGGCAACCTAATGCTAAAACATCAAGGAAGTtggaaaaatttatttag